ATTCTGCGAGATGAGGCTAGAGCTTGGCTTCTTGAGCGGCGAGGTAGAAGCGCCCCGAAAACCAAGCGATGCCCGGGTGCTCGTTGAGGCAGTCCTCCAAGCCAGGAGACTATTACCACGCAAGCTTGTTGAAAGACTCGCTCTTAGCACACCCGTGGCAGCTCTTCTGCAAAACGTGCCGGTCATAGGTAGACCCCACGCCATACTACTCGCTCACGGCAGGGTTGAGGCCATAGTTATAGGCAAGATTACTAGTAGGCCATCACGCCTCTACCACAGCGACCGGGTAAAGCTATACGCTTATGCACAGCTCCTAGAAGCTGCAGGGTTTAGGCTTACACCAGGAACAAAGCTCGTCCTCGCAGCTGCACATAGTCCTAGAGAGCTAGCTGAAGCCCTCAAGGTACTCGAGAACGAGATAAAGCCGGCATCCCTCGGCAACAGCTACATCCACGTCCTAGCGCACGACCCTGCAGCGGAGGAGGAGCTTCTCGCTCCCCTACTCGCTTATTGGCGCGGCGAGAAACCTGCCCAGCCCAGGCCAGGGCCGTGGTGCTCAACATGCCCTTATCGCAGCAAGTGTCCCGCTAATATGGCTCACCAAGCTCTGAGATAACGATATCCAGTATACGGTTGAACGCTATAGAGTAGACTATCGAGTGGAGCCCAAATGTTATCAGGTTGAGAAACACGTCGATCAGTGTCGGCGAGAGCTTGCCTCTCAAGCTCCCACAATGTGAGGCAAGACTTAGAACCATGTAGAGCGCTATAGGGTAACCCAAGGGTAATAGAGCAGCAATAAACGATATCGGATCGATCCTGCCGAGACCACAGGACCCAGCCAAGCCACGTGCTATCTGATAGAGAGTATGCATGGATGCTAGGAGAACTGGAAGTGCAGCAACATATAAGGCTAGGAAAATCTTCTCCACATACTCCACTGGTATACCAATATTGAGGAAAAGGACTGGTATAAGAGTAACCAAGCCTGAGACGATACCTCCCGCAGCAACACCCAGCCTTGAAGCACCCAGCACCAGGCTCCTCTTCACAACAACATCACTAGCCAAGCAATACCCACCACGCTACCAAAACCAGAGCTTCCGGAAGCACACATAGGGTGGAAAGGGGTAAAACACTAGCCGCTCACCCTCCTCCAGCCCTAGGGGCTATGAGGAGATCATGGACATCTGCAGCCCCACGCTGAGCAGGGCTATGGAGGAAAAAGAGCTTGGGTGATGATGGAAGAGCCACCGAGCCACAAACACGTCTACAAGATCGGCCCCACATGCCCCAGCCACACTGCATCCTTCTACATCACATCCTAACATTATTCCTCTGGAAACTAGCGACTCTACAATTGCCTCATAGAGCTTGCAGAGTAGATTATGTAAACGTTCTTGCGCACAGCAACAGCTCGACATACAGATAGGATCACCACACGCCTTCCCATCCTCCAGTAGTCTCCTGCTTTGCTACGAGCAGCTAGTTCTCGAAAAAGACCACAAAACTCATAGAGGTGTATATGCCTTCATGGGGTATAGAGGCTAGGACATGACTATGAGTGTGACCCGTATATGGGTTGTACATCTAAAAATGAAGAAGGGATTTCTAGCTCTCTTCACTGCTAACTGTCTCCTCATAGACGCCACGTCTTGTTACGCGTAGGACTTTGTTTGCATAGATTATTATGCCCTTATCTGTTATCTCGAATGGATGCCTTCTCATACTGTGCTTTGTGCCCCTCATCTTCCAGATTATTAGGCTCCTCTTCAACTCACCGTCGATCTCGTCGAGGTCTAGCCTTATGATACCATCTGCTGCGTGCTCTACGCCCGGACCACCGAATCCTCTCTCGGTGACGGATACCTGGCTTACGAGGAAGCTTGTGGTGCCGAGGCCGCTTAGAACACGCTTGAGCATCATTACTACGCTCCTAGCTACGCTGGGTTTTGTTAGATAGAGCGTGGAGACGGAATCTATTACTACGCGCTGGGCGCCAGTATCCCTTATAGCCTCCTTTAGAACGTCGATGAGGAGACCCACATCCGTTGGATCGCGGACTACGTAGCGCTCTCTCTTTGCAGTCTCACCTATGCCGCCGGTAAACGCATCCACTATAGCGAAGGTACCCTCGCGCTCATATGGTCTTACATCCCAACCGAACTGGGCCATGTTGATTCTAACCTGTACTGGATGCTCCTCTAGTGCCACGTAGACACCTGGCTCACCCATCTGCAGGCCGTTCCATAGGTACTGCTGGCTCATAATGGTCTTGCCGGTGCCGGGCCCGCCGCTGAGCAATACCACGTTCCTCCTAGGTATACCACCATTTAGTATCTCGTCTAGGCCCGGTATACCAGTCTTCACACGCTCTATGGGCATATACTTGTCACCTCCTCCACTCACACTAACTCATACACCCAGCCCTAAATTTAGTGGGTGTGAAGGGGCAAGATTCAATAAAGAATCCCCGTTTAAGCATTGGCAGGGTTTTGAAGCCTTGCAGTCTACCGGTGAGCAGCTAAAGGATCGTATAGCGGGATGGCTAGCTGGTGCTGGCTTCATAGTAGTATCATTCCAGGGTCCACTGCCCTCGAATGCTGAGTGGGGCCTCCTGGTCTCGACACCACCGCCACTGCAGGTAAAGTTGAGGGTTATGGGTCTCCGTGGCGGTGCAGTAACGCTCGGTATTGGCGTCAATATCTCTGAGCACCATAGAAAGCTCATTGAGGGGCTTAGCATCGAGGAGAGGGTTAGGCTTACAGCTAGCATGCTCGAGAAGCTCCTAATGCTATGCCCCTACTGTAGGGTAGCGCTGCAGGGTAGTCTCGGCAGTCCGGTAGGAATCATAGCCGAGATATACATTGACGGTGCAGAAGCAACCAAGCAGAGAATCGTCGATGATGCAGCTAGGCTTGTAAACATATTCCTACTCATAAACTCGATACTGTGGAAGAGGTTTCCAGCCACAAGCCCAGAGAGGAGCGGCACAGCTACACCCTCATCATTTATGTAACCACTAAAAGGGCCAGGAGGTACGCCTAAGTAGCTTAACCTTCACCCCCCCTCCTAGGGGTTTTCGTCTTGATGGAGGTAACCGTAGCTGCTGTCTACGTTGGCTTTCTGCTGCTAGCAGCAAAGGTTGCAGAGGAGTTTATGGAGCGTATCGGCTTCCCCAGCTTCCTCGGAGCGATCCTAGCGGGAGTAATCCTCGGCGAGGGAGTACTTGGAATAGTTCCTTCCGAGGC
This DNA window, taken from Hyperthermus butylicus DSM 5456, encodes the following:
- a CDS encoding KaiC domain-containing protein, giving the protein MPIERVKTGIPGLDEILNGGIPRRNVVLLSGGPGTGKTIMSQQYLWNGLQMGEPGVYVALEEHPVQVRINMAQFGWDVRPYEREGTFAIVDAFTGGIGETAKRERYVVRDPTDVGLLIDVLKEAIRDTGAQRVVIDSVSTLYLTKPSVARSVVMMLKRVLSGLGTTSFLVSQVSVTERGFGGPGVEHAADGIIRLDLDEIDGELKRSLIIWKMRGTKHSMRRHPFEITDKGIIIYANKVLRVTRRGVYEETVSSEES
- a CDS encoding DUF2299 domain-containing protein: MQSTGEQLKDRIAGWLAGAGFIVVSFQGPLPSNAEWGLLVSTPPPLQVKLRVMGLRGGAVTLGIGVNISEHHRKLIEGLSIEERVRLTASMLEKLLMLCPYCRVALQGSLGSPVGIIAEIYIDGAEATKQRIVDDAARLVNIFLLINSILWKRFPATSPERSGTATPSSFM